In one Leptogranulimonas caecicola genomic region, the following are encoded:
- a CDS encoding GPP34 family phosphoprotein: MNVSLTQQYLLCALDDKGAFASKEAAATLPVVAMYELVSDGYLHLSEDGTELRPSAEPTKKQADLLTCYTYVEERRVVNVQKFIEHFSGKGDGAASFLAAVADPLRDEGLIKAAKNQVVFVPAPTARKQMVDTIEKALDGKGEMTRDVAALLTFVLGAGLLDKLFNREARRNLERVLKDGKWDTFRFATTPAGKDTFLSVHQDIEKRYAPMVRYFVANN, encoded by the coding sequence ATGAACGTATCTTTGACTCAACAGTATTTGCTCTGCGCCTTGGACGACAAGGGCGCCTTCGCCTCCAAGGAGGCTGCTGCCACCCTGCCCGTGGTAGCCATGTATGAGCTGGTGAGCGACGGCTATCTGCACTTGAGCGAGGACGGCACCGAGCTTCGTCCCTCCGCAGAGCCCACCAAGAAGCAGGCAGACCTGCTGACCTGCTACACCTATGTAGAAGAGCGCCGCGTGGTGAACGTGCAGAAGTTCATCGAGCACTTCTCTGGCAAGGGTGACGGCGCCGCTTCCTTCCTGGCCGCTGTCGCCGATCCCCTGCGCGACGAGGGCCTCATCAAGGCCGCCAAGAACCAGGTCGTCTTTGTGCCCGCCCCCACTGCCCGCAAGCAGATGGTGGACACCATCGAGAAGGCTCTGGACGGCAAGGGCGAGATGACTCGCGACGTCGCCGCGCTGCTCACCTTTGTGCTGGGCGCCGGCTTGCTGGACAAGCTCTTCAACCGTGAGGCCCGCCGCAACCTGGAGCGCGTCCTTAAGGACGGCAAGTGGGACACCTTCCGCTTCGCCACCACTCCTGCGGGCAAGGACACCTTCCTGTCTGTGCACCAGGACATCGAGAAGCGCTACGCTCCCATGGTGCGCTACTTTGTGGCCAACAACTAA
- a CDS encoding 2-hydroxyacyl-CoA dehydratase subunit D encodes MDPVRLFGSVVERAARRSPVRARTLLTCAYSAVALKGRLTYPGGTIAAQDRCNGAVASMIVDGMRHPERACVVNIFMPCELLYALGATPMFPEGISVYVACTSCAEVFCESAESSGVPESFCSYHKLMLGMESTGVLPAPAFIANTTLACDANQVSFRSFAAHAASPHFTLDVPQEFTQQNIDYIASQLRQLAHQLEETFHAKLDLGKLQEICERSQRTLAKAKLFASRRASSTLPMTLTSELCLLVCTHVLLGTQAAETYLDDLLAAQALSPRSPAAAAGNPAPPRIFWIHTLPNWQHSMGQIFDEAQSAELVGNDMAYDVLHLADQLDPQDPFDFMARRLVGNTSNGPAARRVEAALKMAQEAAADGAVVFGHWGCKQTLGMAGLAEKAFDEAGVPLLVLNGDGCDPRNAADGPMVTRAQAFLESLSRERT; translated from the coding sequence ATGGATCCCGTGCGGCTGTTTGGGTCGGTGGTAGAGCGTGCTGCCCGTCGCTCTCCGGTGCGCGCACGCACACTTTTGACCTGCGCTTATAGTGCGGTTGCTCTCAAAGGGCGCTTGACTTATCCCGGCGGCACGATCGCTGCCCAAGACCGCTGCAACGGCGCGGTGGCTTCGATGATCGTGGATGGCATGCGCCATCCCGAGCGGGCCTGTGTAGTAAACATCTTCATGCCCTGCGAACTGCTCTATGCCCTGGGGGCCACCCCCATGTTTCCCGAGGGCATCTCAGTTTATGTGGCCTGCACCTCCTGCGCAGAGGTCTTTTGCGAGTCGGCGGAGTCCTCAGGCGTCCCTGAGAGCTTTTGCAGCTATCACAAGCTCATGCTAGGCATGGAGTCCACCGGCGTGCTGCCCGCCCCTGCCTTCATCGCCAACACTACCCTGGCCTGCGACGCCAATCAGGTGAGCTTCCGCTCCTTCGCCGCCCATGCCGCCTCGCCCCACTTCACGCTGGACGTGCCTCAGGAGTTCACGCAGCAAAACATCGACTATATCGCCTCTCAGCTGCGCCAGCTGGCTCACCAGCTCGAAGAGACCTTCCATGCCAAGCTCGACCTGGGCAAGCTTCAGGAGATCTGCGAACGCTCGCAGCGCACGCTGGCCAAAGCCAAGCTCTTCGCCTCTCGCCGAGCCTCCTCCACCCTGCCCATGACCCTCACCTCCGAGCTTTGCCTTTTGGTGTGCACCCACGTGCTGCTGGGCACCCAGGCTGCCGAAACTTATCTAGACGATCTTCTGGCTGCACAAGCCTTGTCGCCGAGAAGCCCTGCCGCCGCCGCTGGGAACCCGGCGCCCCCTCGCATCTTTTGGATCCACACTCTGCCCAACTGGCAGCACTCCATGGGCCAGATCTTTGATGAGGCCCAGTCGGCTGAGCTGGTGGGCAACGACATGGCCTATGACGTGCTGCATCTGGCAGACCAGCTGGATCCTCAGGATCCCTTCGACTTCATGGCCCGTCGCCTGGTAGGAAACACCTCCAACGGCCCGGCTGCCCGCCGCGTAGAGGCGGCTCTTAAGATGGCTCAAGAGGCAGCAGCAGACGGCGCAGTGGTCTTTGGGCATTGGGGATGCAAGCAAACCTTGGGCATGGCCGGTCTAGCCGAGAAGGCTTTCGATGAGGCGGGTGTTCCTTTGCTGGTGCTCAACGGCGATGGTTGCGATCCTCGCAACGCCGCCGACGGCCCCATGGTCACCCGGGCGCAGGCGTTCTTGGAATCGCTGTCCCGCGAGCGAACTTAA
- a CDS encoding MarR family winged helix-turn-helix transcriptional regulator — MALTKEDKERMLAAWLRVTASVAQVQQFQELRYNEAVICNILMKNEVENPGHKLTATDLCNESHMLKSQMNRTLSSMEAKGIIKRERSDVDRRRVFTTLRPGSNIYERQHAKILDIVGAVAERVGEDDADKIVAMLNAISEAAEQVARESDEC, encoded by the coding sequence ATGGCCTTGACTAAGGAAGACAAAGAACGGATGTTAGCGGCCTGGCTTAGGGTCACCGCGAGCGTCGCGCAGGTCCAACAGTTCCAGGAGCTTCGATATAACGAGGCGGTCATCTGCAACATTCTCATGAAGAACGAGGTAGAGAATCCTGGTCACAAGCTCACTGCCACGGATCTATGCAACGAGTCTCATATGCTCAAATCGCAGATGAACCGCACGCTCTCTTCCATGGAGGCCAAGGGCATTATCAAGCGGGAGCGCTCGGATGTGGACCGCCGCCGCGTCTTTACCACGCTGCGTCCCGGCTCCAACATCTACGAGCGCCAACATGCCAAGATCTTGGACATTGTGGGTGCTGTGGCAGAGCGCGTAGGCGAGGACGATGCCGATAAGATCGTGGCTATGCTCAATGCCATCAGCGAGGCGGCTGAGCAGGTGGCCCGCGAGTCCGATGAGTGCTAA
- a CDS encoding nitroreductase family protein: protein MNIMDAIAQRHSVRSYESRPIEPATADLLRELIGTVNEESGLAFSLVVDDPSVFSNLLASYGKFSGVDNVIVCAGPKGAGLGEAVGYWGEQLVLEAQMQGLNTCWVGATFSHRAALRYVEPGQELVCVIAIGYGKGEGKTHPVKSVEQLSSVVGEAPSWFERGMWAAQLAPTALNRQGFRVEYRGGTVHLNVVPGPFSSVDAGIVKRHFELGAGRENVAWS, encoded by the coding sequence ATGAACATTATGGACGCCATCGCGCAGCGCCATTCGGTGAGGTCCTACGAGTCGCGGCCCATCGAGCCTGCCACAGCCGACCTGCTCAGGGAGCTTATCGGCACCGTCAACGAGGAGAGCGGGCTGGCGTTTTCGCTGGTGGTGGACGATCCCTCTGTGTTCTCGAACCTGCTTGCCAGCTACGGCAAGTTCTCCGGCGTCGACAACGTCATCGTGTGCGCAGGCCCCAAAGGTGCAGGCTTGGGCGAGGCCGTGGGCTATTGGGGCGAGCAGTTGGTGCTCGAAGCGCAGATGCAAGGCCTCAATACCTGCTGGGTAGGGGCCACCTTTTCGCATAGGGCTGCGCTTCGCTATGTGGAGCCTGGGCAGGAGCTCGTATGCGTCATCGCCATTGGCTACGGCAAAGGTGAGGGCAAGACTCATCCGGTGAAGTCGGTGGAGCAGCTCTCCAGTGTAGTGGGGGAGGCCCCCAGCTGGTTCGAGCGAGGCATGTGGGCGGCGCAGCTGGCGCCTACTGCCCTTAACCGCCAGGGCTTCCGGGTGGAGTATCGCGGAGGCACCGTGCACCTTAACGTGGTCCCCGGTCCGTTTTCCAGTGTTGATGCAGGCATTGTTAAGCGTCATTTTGAGCTGGGAGCCGGCAGAGAAAATGTGGCGTGGTCCTAA
- a CDS encoding Mbeg1-like protein → MADMLDYLDWFGDISLAEVPFNEVDNAILSQLAYCALEGVVPSVEEGGAISMAQADVRYRQLHDKESIYGSAGVISPYTALLPGRLGASKRFGNARLSNLYSHLDAESAEQFCAFHIALDDGSTYVTFRGTDDTLVGWREDFEMTYGTVASQRSAVDYLNATCASTSGPLMVGGHSKGGNLAIYGAALCATPIQDRIARVWNNDGPGFDKGVLAAEKLSAIQERISTFIPVFDVVGQLLSVTQDAKIVESDATGIMQHSAMSWQVRGPRFVAASPQELLPAAKSLNQAFDRWLSETTDQERKHVFTAFFDALAAIPVTTLSDLMSGDPAILAAVTEKLVNADPKTRDYIMDLLGVLAGGYMQERVTTVAQMTQDTVAAMIDNPMNRRGAPQMDETEPLSPEELRRYRRYLGREQAWENVAKLLGTRASRLKKGCAVAAGALGAGALISAIVRRRQG, encoded by the coding sequence ATGGCCGACATGCTCGACTACCTGGACTGGTTTGGCGACATCTCTTTGGCAGAAGTGCCCTTTAACGAGGTAGACAATGCTATCTTGTCCCAGCTTGCCTACTGCGCCCTCGAGGGTGTGGTGCCTAGCGTAGAGGAAGGCGGCGCCATCTCCATGGCCCAAGCCGACGTCCGCTATCGCCAGCTTCACGACAAAGAGTCTATCTATGGCTCCGCCGGGGTCATCTCGCCCTACACCGCCCTTTTGCCGGGGCGCCTAGGAGCCAGCAAACGCTTTGGAAACGCCCGGCTCTCAAATCTCTATTCTCACTTGGATGCCGAAAGCGCCGAGCAGTTTTGCGCCTTTCACATCGCGCTAGATGACGGTTCTACCTATGTCACCTTCCGCGGCACCGACGACACCTTGGTAGGCTGGCGCGAAGACTTCGAGATGACCTACGGCACCGTGGCCTCTCAGCGCTCTGCGGTAGACTACCTCAACGCCACCTGCGCCTCCACCTCGGGCCCCCTTATGGTAGGAGGCCACTCCAAAGGCGGCAACCTGGCCATTTACGGAGCCGCCCTCTGTGCCACGCCCATCCAAGACCGCATCGCCCGCGTGTGGAACAACGACGGCCCGGGCTTTGACAAAGGGGTTCTCGCTGCCGAGAAGCTCTCAGCCATCCAGGAAAGAATCTCCACCTTTATCCCCGTGTTCGACGTGGTGGGGCAGCTCTTATCGGTAACTCAAGACGCCAAGATCGTGGAGAGCGACGCCACGGGAATCATGCAGCACTCGGCCATGAGCTGGCAGGTGAGAGGGCCGCGGTTTGTAGCGGCAAGCCCTCAGGAGCTCTTGCCTGCAGCCAAAAGCCTCAACCAGGCCTTCGACCGCTGGCTCAGCGAGACCACCGATCAGGAGCGCAAGCATGTCTTCACTGCGTTCTTCGACGCGCTGGCGGCCATCCCGGTGACCACGCTTTCTGATCTTATGAGCGGCGATCCTGCGATCTTGGCCGCCGTGACCGAGAAGCTGGTAAACGCCGACCCCAAGACCCGCGATTACATCATGGACTTGCTGGGCGTGCTGGCCGGCGGCTACATGCAGGAGCGGGTGACCACTGTGGCCCAGATGACCCAGGACACGGTGGCGGCCATGATAGACAACCCCATGAACCGCCGAGGTGCGCCCCAGATGGACGAGACGGAGCCCTTAAGCCCCGAGGAGCTGCGCCGCTACCGCCGCTACCTGGGACGCGAGCAGGCCTGGGAAAACGTGGCCAAGCTTTTGGGGACGCGGGCTTCTCGGCTTAAAAAGGGATGCGCGGTGGCGGCTGGCGCGCTGGGTGCAGGGGCGCTCATCTCGGCTATTGTGCGCAGGCGTCAAGGCTAG
- a CDS encoding putative ABC transporter permease has protein sequence MTIRHHHIKHSLRAGKGQASQVEAQAAMKADASHIHDLKRQRDALEHQIRELGDQQAKLVRQRRKIDRQIGRTRYDETMDAFFGPVVDEEALEAQLDAEAQPSESLRGHTANATKPQDAQKAAASSAPVVTPSQPQSASEAPAKAPAAKVRASRLQGPRPTAAETEAAGAGILTSKGLHLPSYVEVLGHNLSRSTAIYAVLCLVAAVFLIPLFASAAVVAFTDLSSGDHANLMLTVSIFVAESVCILALAALLAILAFRMWEGETRFRLQLCEASLAVLTGAILCHVMVFGMTSFLVIFALDAALLISLHSYWDPELALERANRRTESESLRAMIFSSDERTNTPGKRPGTGYITLNFFNLFWIFVIASVIGLVVETLYFYIGNHWWMDRAGMLWGPFSPIYGFGACLMTIALNHFHNKPVAVIFLVSALIGGAFEFFTSWFMQYAFGVTAWNYSGTFLNIDGRTNFFYMCCWGVLGLIWVKLLLPVMLYFIKKIPWGWRYSLTAICAVLILFDGAATLTTLDCWYLREAGVPVTNQVERFCAEHYDNAYMQHRFQTMTMHVDNSARTQS, from the coding sequence ATGACGATTCGTCATCATCATATAAAGCATTCCCTCCGGGCGGGGAAGGGTCAAGCCTCCCAGGTCGAGGCTCAGGCTGCCATGAAGGCAGACGCCAGCCATATCCACGATCTCAAGCGGCAGCGCGACGCCTTGGAGCACCAGATCCGCGAGCTGGGCGACCAGCAGGCAAAACTGGTGCGCCAGCGCCGCAAAATCGATCGCCAGATAGGCCGTACTCGCTACGACGAGACCATGGATGCCTTCTTTGGCCCAGTGGTGGATGAGGAGGCACTGGAAGCCCAGCTCGACGCAGAGGCTCAGCCCTCAGAGTCCTTGCGGGGCCACACAGCCAACGCAACAAAGCCACAGGACGCTCAGAAAGCGGCGGCCTCCTCTGCGCCCGTAGTCACCCCCTCACAGCCCCAGAGCGCCTCTGAGGCCCCCGCCAAAGCGCCGGCCGCGAAGGTGCGGGCTTCTCGGCTGCAGGGGCCTCGTCCCACTGCGGCAGAGACCGAGGCTGCGGGGGCTGGCATCCTTACCTCCAAGGGCTTGCATCTGCCCAGCTATGTGGAAGTGCTGGGGCACAACCTGTCGCGCTCCACCGCCATCTATGCTGTGCTGTGTCTGGTGGCCGCGGTCTTTTTGATCCCGCTGTTTGCCAGCGCGGCTGTGGTGGCCTTCACCGATCTTTCCTCGGGCGACCACGCTAACCTCATGCTCACAGTGTCCATCTTTGTGGCCGAGTCCGTGTGCATTCTGGCGCTTGCCGCCCTGCTGGCTATCCTTGCCTTTCGCATGTGGGAAGGGGAGACGCGCTTCAGGCTCCAGCTGTGCGAAGCCAGCCTGGCGGTGCTCACCGGCGCCATCCTGTGCCATGTGATGGTCTTTGGCATGACCTCGTTTTTGGTGATCTTCGCCCTCGATGCGGCTCTGCTTATCTCGCTGCACTCCTATTGGGATCCCGAGCTGGCGCTAGAGCGCGCCAACCGCCGCACTGAGTCCGAGTCGCTGCGCGCCATGATCTTCTCCTCCGACGAGCGCACCAACACCCCGGGCAAGCGTCCGGGTACCGGCTACATCACCCTTAACTTCTTCAATCTCTTTTGGATCTTCGTCATCGCGTCTGTCATCGGCCTTGTGGTGGAGACCCTCTACTTCTACATTGGCAATCACTGGTGGATGGACCGCGCCGGCATGCTCTGGGGCCCCTTCTCGCCCATCTATGGCTTCGGCGCCTGCCTCATGACCATCGCCCTCAATCATTTTCACAACAAGCCGGTGGCGGTCATCTTTTTGGTGAGCGCCCTTATCGGCGGAGCTTTTGAGTTCTTTACCAGCTGGTTTATGCAGTACGCCTTTGGCGTGACCGCCTGGAATTACTCTGGCACCTTCTTGAACATCGACGGACGCACCAACTTCTTCTATATGTGCTGCTGGGGCGTCTTGGGGCTCATTTGGGTCAAGCTGCTGTTGCCGGTGATGCTCTACTTCATCAAGAAGATCCCCTGGGGCTGGCGCTACAGCCTCACGGCCATCTGTGCGGTGCTCATCCTCTTTGACGGGGCCGCCACCCTCACCACGCTGGACTGCTGGTACCTGCGCGAAGCCGGCGTGCCGGTGACCAACCAGGTGGAGCGCTTTTGCGCCGAGCACTACGACAACGCCTATATGCAGCACCGCTTCCAAACTATGACCATGCATGTGGACAACAGCGCCCGCACCCAAAGCTAG
- a CDS encoding MFS transporter, whose product MATGIFTIGCLAARFCGGRLPRSDPCQPPHPSRERRRPTLLIVPSFIALGAGIFLMGLSTNGIELLAAAALIRYGLGAIQPTGLALSTQYLGRSRYTVANATFYMMTDLACGISPITFGFVVPVLGYRGLFCSLLALSAAGIAGYIVLHRAHRV is encoded by the coding sequence ATCGCCACAGGCATCTTCACTATCGGCTGTTTGGCGGCACGCTTTTGCGGCGGCCGCCTTCCTCGCAGTGATCCTTGCCAGCCCCCTCACCCCTCAAGAGAGCGCCGAAGGCCCACGCTGCTCATCGTCCCCAGCTTCATCGCTTTGGGCGCCGGCATCTTTTTGATGGGGCTCTCTACCAACGGCATCGAGCTGCTGGCAGCGGCGGCTCTTATCCGCTATGGCCTGGGCGCCATCCAACCCACCGGCCTGGCCCTTTCCACCCAGTACCTAGGCAGGTCGCGCTACACCGTGGCCAACGCCACCTTCTACATGATGACCGACCTCGCCTGCGGCATCTCCCCCATCACCTTTGGGTTCGTGGTGCCCGTCCTGGGCTACCGAGGTCTCTTTTGCAGCCTTCTTGCGCTCTCGGCGGCAGGCATCGCCGGCTATATAGTGCTCCATCGCGCCCACAGAGTCTAA
- a CDS encoding iron-containing alcohol dehydrogenase, giving the protein MNGFVYSIPTTIYFGDDQFDKLGEVVASYGSCVLLTYGGGSIKRTGLYDRIMGLLQAQGLSVIELGGIEPNPRIASVRRGAQMCKEGNVDVVLAVGGGSTIDCSKFICAGAKADRDPWDWFADKTTPIDDALPLVTVLTLAATGSEMDSGGVISNPETHQKEGRGAACLLPKASFLDPQNTYTVPPFQTAAGSADIISHTCETYFSQDKDLYFLDTFMEGLLRTVIKFAPIAMADPANGEARANLMWASSWAINGFADGGKTQAWSVHPMEHELSAFYDITHGLGLAILTPAWMRFVLAKDPDGTLPKLVQFAQNVFGIDDPALSDLERANAGIDALQSFFVNDLKLAPTLTAIDIDDEHFEQMAEKACHKNPAIAGFVDLTPQDIVKIYKACQ; this is encoded by the coding sequence TTGAACGGGTTTGTCTACTCCATCCCTACCACTATTTACTTTGGTGACGATCAGTTTGACAAGTTGGGCGAGGTAGTGGCCTCCTACGGATCCTGCGTGCTTCTCACCTACGGCGGCGGCTCCATCAAGCGCACCGGCCTCTATGACCGCATTATGGGGCTGCTGCAGGCGCAAGGACTCTCGGTGATCGAGCTGGGCGGCATCGAGCCCAATCCGCGCATCGCCTCGGTGCGCAGGGGCGCCCAGATGTGCAAGGAAGGCAATGTCGACGTAGTGCTGGCCGTAGGCGGCGGCTCCACCATCGATTGCTCCAAGTTCATCTGCGCGGGCGCCAAGGCCGATCGCGACCCCTGGGACTGGTTTGCCGATAAAACCACGCCCATCGACGACGCGCTTCCGCTGGTCACCGTGCTTACCCTTGCGGCCACGGGCTCTGAGATGGACTCGGGCGGCGTGATCTCCAATCCTGAGACCCATCAGAAGGAAGGCCGCGGCGCAGCGTGCCTGCTGCCAAAAGCCAGCTTCTTAGATCCTCAGAACACCTATACGGTGCCACCGTTCCAGACGGCGGCCGGCTCGGCAGACATCATCAGCCACACCTGCGAGACCTACTTCTCCCAGGACAAGGACCTCTACTTCCTGGACACCTTCATGGAGGGCCTGCTGCGCACCGTCATCAAGTTCGCACCCATCGCCATGGCGGATCCCGCCAACGGGGAGGCCCGCGCCAACCTCATGTGGGCCAGCAGCTGGGCCATCAATGGCTTTGCCGACGGCGGCAAGACCCAAGCTTGGAGCGTGCACCCCATGGAGCATGAGCTCTCGGCGTTCTACGACATCACCCATGGCTTGGGCCTGGCCATCCTCACTCCTGCCTGGATGCGCTTCGTGCTGGCCAAAGACCCAGACGGCACGCTGCCCAAACTGGTGCAGTTCGCCCAGAACGTCTTTGGCATCGACGATCCTGCCCTGAGCGACCTGGAGCGCGCCAACGCCGGCATCGACGCCCTCCAGAGCTTCTTTGTGAACGACCTCAAGCTGGCACCCACTCTCACTGCCATCGATATAGATGACGAGCACTTCGAGCAAATGGCCGAGAAGGCCTGCCACAAGAACCCGGCCATCGCCGGGTTCGTGGACCTCACGCCCCAAGACATCGTAAAGATCTACAAGGCCTGCCAGTAG
- a CDS encoding SOS response-associated peptidase family protein, translating to MQRPQEVAVMCGRFVPLTLRQVMAVLQSLARGRATGDYSDVPLGGLWNVAEKDAFPGAQAQLILPYALAERASLVDPALQVSADLLTPGAMDPEARPAAPPGGPAPDAMGPDELTAAPMSWGFSVPWKARGTVFNTRIETALGDLQQGYGFWKDPIEHGRCVVPCRRFFEASDIETVTSKRSGKQIKRIYSFSSPDAQVTLLGAVSDGQVFSIVTTEPNATMAPIHRRMPLVLEPEEVAIWLGPHFASLANRSATPLSSEPEDPGQATLF from the coding sequence ATGCAGCGTCCGCAGGAGGTGGCAGTCATGTGCGGCAGGTTTGTACCCTTGACGCTCAGGCAAGTGATGGCGGTGCTCCAAAGCCTGGCTCGCGGCCGAGCCACCGGCGACTATAGCGACGTTCCTCTGGGTGGCCTCTGGAACGTTGCCGAGAAGGACGCCTTTCCCGGCGCCCAAGCTCAGTTGATTTTGCCCTACGCGCTGGCCGAGCGCGCATCGCTGGTTGATCCGGCCTTGCAAGTCTCCGCCGATCTGCTGACGCCGGGGGCGATGGATCCAGAGGCGCGGCCTGCGGCGCCCCCTGGCGGCCCTGCGCCGGACGCCATGGGCCCCGACGAGCTTACTGCTGCGCCTATGAGCTGGGGTTTCTCGGTACCTTGGAAAGCCAGGGGCACCGTGTTCAACACGCGCATCGAGACGGCGCTGGGGGACCTGCAGCAGGGCTACGGCTTTTGGAAAGATCCCATCGAACATGGACGATGCGTAGTACCTTGCCGCCGCTTCTTCGAGGCCAGCGACATCGAGACGGTCACCAGCAAGCGCTCGGGCAAGCAGATCAAACGCATCTATAGCTTTAGCTCGCCCGATGCCCAGGTCACATTGCTGGGCGCGGTCTCTGATGGCCAGGTGTTCTCCATTGTCACCACCGAGCCCAACGCTACCATGGCGCCCATCCACCGCCGTATGCCACTGGTGCTCGAGCCCGAGGAAGTGGCCATTTGGCTGGGCCCCCATTTTGCGAGCTTGGCCAACCGCAGCGCCACTCCGCTCTCGTCTGAGCCCGAGGATCCCGGCCAGGCCACGCTGTTCTAG
- a CDS encoding LysR family transcriptional regulator substrate-binding protein produces MALVPADHPYARRASLAIEEFDRGPMVQINPRRGTNTDALLAEKDVHPDVRFYTSDLTTAKAMVGAGLGICLTIDLVGSVAGTGAVVVPICGVDPFVFGIAHRGWETLSAPAIALVRELEAHRAPELA; encoded by the coding sequence GTGGCCCTGGTCCCCGCCGACCACCCCTACGCCCGCCGAGCCTCCCTCGCCATTGAGGAGTTCGACCGCGGGCCTATGGTGCAGATCAATCCTCGGCGCGGCACCAACACCGACGCCCTCCTTGCCGAGAAAGACGTTCATCCCGACGTGCGCTTTTATACCTCTGACCTCACTACCGCCAAGGCCATGGTGGGGGCGGGATTGGGCATCTGCCTCACTATCGACCTGGTGGGCTCTGTAGCAGGGACAGGCGCGGTGGTGGTTCCCATCTGTGGCGTGGACCCCTTTGTCTTTGGCATCGCCCACAGGGGCTGGGAGACGCTCTCTGCCCCGGCCATCGCCTTAGTGCGCGAGCTCGAGGCCCATAGGGCGCCCGAGCTCGCCTAA
- a CDS encoding ArsR/SmtB family transcription factor produces the protein MKSIDSAAIFKALADENRVEIVRCIARNPGVTASSLLDRLDIAQSTLSHHMKVLIGAGIVVAKRKGKWTHYSINLDAVDRLERCVTSLRTPRSLKVRAARRSTGQETEQEPAVIRMDDGQDSDVRRVAMED, from the coding sequence ATGAAGAGCATTGATAGTGCTGCCATCTTTAAAGCTCTAGCAGATGAAAACCGCGTCGAAATCGTTCGTTGCATTGCACGCAATCCTGGTGTGACGGCGAGTTCCCTGCTCGACCGCCTAGATATCGCGCAGTCCACTCTCTCTCACCACATGAAGGTTCTTATTGGGGCGGGCATTGTCGTTGCCAAGCGCAAGGGCAAGTGGACCCACTACTCCATCAACCTTGATGCGGTGGATCGCTTGGAGCGCTGCGTCACCAGCTTGCGCACCCCGCGTTCGCTCAAAGTTCGTGCTGCCCGCCGCAGCACCGGGCAGGAAACAGAGCAAGAGCCTGCGGTCATTCGCATGGACGACGGACAAGATAGCGATGTGCGCCGCGTGGCTATGGAAGACTAA